AGGGAAAACCTATTTTACCAAAGGCATTGCCCGCGGGTTGGGCGTAAAAAATATCGACAAAGTCGTCAGCCCCAGTTTTGTCCTCGGAACGGTCCATCACGGCAAAAGATACAAACTTTACCACTTTGACGCCCACAGGCTGCCTGATGCCGCGGAACTTTTACGGCTGGGCTTTACCGACTGCTTCTCGAACGGCGTGTGCGTGATGGAATGGGCGGAACGTATGCGTGAACTTAAAGCGCAACCTAATGTAACTATTGTATACTTCAAGGTTACCGGAAAGAATAAA
This is a stretch of genomic DNA from Planctomycetota bacterium. It encodes these proteins:
- the tsaE gene encoding tRNA (adenosine(37)-N6)-threonylcarbamoyltransferase complex ATPase subunit type 1 TsaE, with product MVRRKLISNSVKETVAFGARLGKKLKAGDIVALSGIFGAGKTYFTKGIARGLGVKNIDKVVSPSFVLGTVHHGKRYKLYHFDAHRLPDAAELLRLGFTDCFSNGVCVMEWAERMRELKAQPNVTIVYFKVTGKNKRLIKISGKKL